A portion of the Microlunatus phosphovorus NM-1 genome contains these proteins:
- a CDS encoding DNA-3-methyladenine glycosylase I, whose amino-acid sequence MQILVGEDGVARCSWGASAPDYVAYHDTEWGFGVTDDHRLFEKVCLEGFQSGLSWLTILRKRDNFRAAFAGFDPVAVAAFDESDVERLLGDAGIVRHGGKIRSTINNAQRALDLIAEHGSLARYLWTYADLADTPPDSVEAHTKTSRQLSKLLKKAGWSFVGPTTIYAFMQAMGLVNDHFVGCDARDPAQTSRVAAAASVLGP is encoded by the coding sequence ATGCAGATCCTGGTGGGTGAGGACGGGGTTGCGCGCTGCTCGTGGGGCGCGTCGGCACCGGATTATGTGGCGTACCACGACACCGAGTGGGGATTCGGGGTGACCGATGACCATCGGCTGTTCGAGAAGGTGTGCCTGGAGGGATTCCAGTCAGGTCTGTCCTGGTTGACGATCCTGCGCAAACGGGACAACTTCCGGGCGGCCTTCGCCGGGTTCGACCCGGTCGCGGTGGCCGCGTTCGACGAATCTGATGTCGAGCGGCTGCTGGGCGACGCAGGCATTGTTCGCCACGGCGGCAAGATCCGCTCGACGATCAACAACGCTCAGCGAGCCCTCGACCTGATCGCCGAGCACGGCTCACTGGCGCGCTACCTCTGGACGTACGCGGACTTGGCCGACACGCCACCCGACTCGGTCGAGGCGCACACCAAGACCTCCCGGCAGCTCTCCAAGCTGCTCAAGAAGGCCGGCTGGTCATTCGTCGGGCCGACGACCATCTATGCGTTCATGCAGGCGATGGGGCTGGTCAACGATCACTTCGTGGGTTGTGATGCCCGGGACCCAGCCCAAACCTCCCGCGTCGCTGCCGCCGCCTCCGTCCTCGGCCCTTGA
- a CDS encoding ABC-F family ATP-binding cassette domain-containing protein, translating to MGHVDLSGVSYSLPDGRVLLDEISFRVGDGAVVALVGPNGAGKTTLLKIIAGDLSPSEGTISRSGGLGVMRQFIGSIRDTTSVRDLLFALSPPRLRDAVATVDRLELELMTDDTEPVQLAYAQALADYADAGGYVAEVTFDACCVAALGISYERCKWRELSTLSGGEQKRLALEALLRGPDEVLLLDEPDNYLDVPGKRWLEEQLRATPKTVLLVSHDRELLAEAATAIASLELGAAGNTLWVHGGGFATFGAAREERFARFAELRRRWDEQHEKLKTLVQTLKIKAAYNDGMAGRYQAACTRLAKFEEAGPPQEVPREQQVSMRLRGGRTGKRAIVVDRLELTGLMRPFDAEIWFGDRVAVLGSNGSGKSHFLRLLARGGSDPDIEHRPVESLDIAEVAHTGSAKLGARVRPGWFAQTHHHPELMGRTLLEILHRGDEHRAGMGREEAARKLDRYELAQAAEQRFDQLSGGQQARMQILLLELSGATLLLLDEPTDNLDISSAEALEHGLSRFEGTVVAVTHDRWFARSFDRFLVFGADGSVYEADEPVWDEGRVQRVR from the coding sequence ATGGGGCACGTGGATCTGAGTGGGGTGTCCTATTCGCTTCCCGATGGCCGGGTGCTGCTGGATGAGATCTCTTTCCGGGTCGGCGACGGCGCGGTGGTGGCGCTGGTCGGACCGAACGGCGCCGGCAAGACCACCCTGCTGAAGATCATTGCCGGGGATCTGAGCCCATCCGAAGGGACCATCTCACGCAGCGGCGGACTCGGGGTGATGCGGCAGTTCATCGGCAGCATCCGCGACACGACCTCGGTACGCGACCTGCTCTTCGCGCTGAGTCCGCCACGGCTGCGCGATGCGGTGGCGACCGTCGACCGGCTCGAGCTGGAACTGATGACCGACGACACCGAACCGGTGCAGTTGGCGTACGCGCAAGCACTGGCCGACTACGCCGACGCCGGTGGATACGTGGCCGAGGTCACCTTCGACGCCTGCTGCGTCGCAGCACTGGGCATCTCGTACGAACGCTGCAAGTGGCGTGAGCTGTCGACGCTGTCGGGCGGGGAACAGAAGCGCCTCGCGCTGGAGGCGCTGCTGCGGGGACCGGACGAGGTGCTGCTGCTCGATGAGCCGGACAACTACCTCGACGTCCCCGGCAAGCGCTGGCTGGAGGAGCAGCTGCGGGCCACGCCCAAGACCGTGCTGCTGGTCAGCCACGACCGCGAACTGCTCGCCGAGGCCGCGACCGCCATCGCTTCGCTGGAACTGGGCGCGGCCGGCAACACCTTGTGGGTGCACGGTGGTGGTTTCGCCACCTTCGGGGCAGCCCGTGAGGAACGGTTCGCGCGCTTCGCCGAGCTGCGGCGCCGCTGGGACGAGCAGCACGAGAAGCTGAAGACGCTGGTCCAAACCCTGAAGATCAAAGCCGCCTACAACGACGGGATGGCCGGTCGCTATCAGGCGGCTTGCACCCGGCTGGCGAAGTTCGAGGAGGCTGGGCCGCCGCAGGAGGTGCCACGCGAACAGCAGGTGTCGATGCGACTGCGTGGTGGCCGCACCGGCAAGCGGGCCATCGTGGTCGATCGGCTCGAGTTGACCGGGCTGATGCGGCCGTTCGACGCCGAGATCTGGTTCGGGGACCGGGTCGCGGTGCTGGGCTCCAACGGCTCGGGCAAGTCGCACTTCCTCCGACTGCTGGCCCGCGGTGGTTCGGACCCCGACATCGAGCATCGGCCGGTTGAATCCCTCGACATCGCCGAGGTGGCTCACACCGGGTCGGCCAAGCTCGGCGCTCGCGTACGGCCTGGGTGGTTCGCGCAGACCCATCACCATCCCGAGCTGATGGGCCGGACCCTGCTGGAGATCCTGCACCGCGGTGACGAGCACCGCGCCGGCATGGGCCGTGAGGAGGCCGCTCGCAAGTTGGATCGCTACGAGCTGGCTCAGGCCGCCGAGCAGCGATTCGACCAGCTGTCCGGCGGTCAGCAGGCGCGGATGCAGATCCTGCTCCTGGAGCTGTCGGGGGCGACACTGCTGCTGCTCGACGAGCCGACCGACAACCTCGACATCTCCTCGGCCGAGGCGTTGGAGCATGGATTGTCGAGATTCGAGGGCACCGTGGTGGCGGTCACCCACGACCGCTGGTTCGCCCGCTCCTTCGACCGGTTCCTGGTCTTCGGTGCCGACGGCAGTGTGTACGAGGCCGACGAGCCGGTCTGGGACGAAGGCCGGGTACAGCGCGTCCGCTGA
- a CDS encoding citrate synthase, with protein sequence MTETLSIRDNRTGRDYELAITDGTIRAADLKQIKTGDEDDPGIATYDPGFVNTSSCRSSITYIDGDKGILEYRGYPIEQLAEHSTFLEVAYLLLHGELPTQTQLDEWVHDVTYHTFLHENCKQFIEGFRYDAHPMVMLMASVSALSTFYPEAGDISDPEVRQAQITRLIAKIPTLGAFVFRHQQGKPYVYPDNRLSYTENFLAMLFRMSEPTYQADPRLVQALEVLFILHADHEQNCSTNAVRSVGSSQVDPYSAVAAGVGALYGPLHGGANEAVLRMLNRIKTTDNIPDFIDGVKAGKEKLMGFGHRVYKNYDPRAKIIKKACDDVFEVTGVNPLLKIAQELEKIALEDEYFVKRKLYPNVDFYSGLIYEALEFPPEMFTVLFAIGRTPGWLAQWSELVQDKEQKIARPKQIYTGERTRDFIPMSER encoded by the coding sequence ATGACGGAGACGCTCAGCATCCGCGATAACCGGACCGGCCGCGACTACGAGCTCGCGATCACGGACGGGACCATTCGCGCGGCCGATCTGAAGCAGATCAAGACCGGCGACGAGGACGACCCCGGTATCGCGACCTACGACCCGGGCTTCGTGAACACCTCATCCTGCCGCAGTTCCATCACCTACATCGACGGCGACAAGGGGATCTTGGAGTATCGCGGCTATCCCATCGAGCAGTTGGCCGAGCACTCCACCTTCCTCGAGGTCGCGTACCTGCTGCTGCACGGCGAACTGCCCACCCAGACCCAGCTGGATGAATGGGTCCACGACGTGACGTACCACACCTTCCTGCACGAGAACTGCAAGCAGTTCATCGAGGGATTCCGCTACGACGCACATCCGATGGTCATGCTGATGGCCTCGGTCAGCGCGCTGTCGACCTTCTATCCCGAGGCCGGCGACATCTCCGACCCGGAGGTCCGGCAGGCCCAGATCACCCGGCTGATCGCGAAGATCCCGACGCTCGGCGCCTTCGTCTTCCGGCACCAGCAGGGCAAGCCGTACGTCTACCCCGACAACCGGCTGTCCTACACCGAGAACTTCTTGGCGATGCTGTTCCGGATGAGCGAGCCGACCTACCAGGCCGACCCACGGCTGGTGCAGGCGCTGGAGGTGCTGTTCATCCTGCATGCCGACCATGAGCAGAACTGCTCGACCAATGCGGTCCGCTCGGTCGGCTCCTCCCAGGTCGATCCGTATTCGGCGGTCGCCGCCGGCGTGGGCGCCTTGTACGGACCGCTGCACGGTGGCGCCAACGAGGCGGTGCTCCGGATGCTCAACCGGATCAAGACCACCGACAATATCCCGGACTTCATCGACGGTGTGAAGGCAGGCAAAGAGAAGCTGATGGGCTTCGGGCATCGGGTCTACAAGAACTACGACCCGCGCGCGAAGATCATCAAGAAGGCCTGCGACGACGTCTTCGAGGTCACCGGGGTCAATCCGCTGCTGAAGATCGCCCAGGAGCTGGAGAAGATCGCGCTGGAGGACGAGTACTTCGTCAAGCGCAAGCTCTATCCCAACGTCGACTTCTACTCCGGCCTGATCTACGAGGCGCTGGAGTTCCCGCCGGAGATGTTCACCGTGCTGTTCGCCATCGGCCGCACTCCTGGCTGGCTGGCCCAGTGGTCGGAGCTGGTGCAGGACAAGGAGCAGAAGATCGCCCGGCCGAAGCAGATCTACACCGGCGAGCGCACCCGCGACTTCATCCCCATGTCGGAGCGCTGA
- the rplM gene encoding 50S ribosomal protein L13 produces MSTYSPKPGDITRDWIVIDADDVVLGRLATTAATLLRGKHKPTFAPHVDGGDFVVIVNASKIALSGNKRSTKQAYRHSGRPGGLKSVSYGELLDSDPRKAVELAVWGMLPKNKLSRKLIKKLKVYSGPEHPHTAQQPKPYAITQIAQ; encoded by the coding sequence GTGTCTACGTACAGCCCGAAGCCGGGTGACATCACCCGTGACTGGATCGTCATCGACGCCGACGACGTCGTTCTCGGTCGTCTGGCGACCACCGCGGCGACCCTGCTGCGGGGCAAGCACAAGCCGACCTTCGCGCCGCACGTGGACGGCGGAGATTTCGTCGTGATCGTGAACGCCTCCAAGATCGCCCTCTCGGGCAACAAGCGGAGCACCAAGCAGGCCTACCGGCACTCCGGGCGTCCGGGCGGTCTGAAGTCGGTCAGCTACGGCGAACTGCTCGACTCCGACCCGCGCAAGGCCGTTGAGCTTGCGGTGTGGGGGATGTTGCCGAAGAACAAGTTGAGCCGCAAGCTCATCAAGAAGCTGAAGGTGTACTCCGGCCCGGAGCACCCGCATACTGCCCAGCAGCCCAAGCCGTACGCGATCACCCAGATCGCTCAGTGA
- the rpsI gene encoding 30S ribosomal protein S9: protein MSDTVTEIEDEIAPFTEGDREIAYRSEAVAQVGPGATGRPAVVAPAGATGRRKEAVARVRIVPGSGQWSINGRTLDDYFPNKVHQQIVSEPFTTAAVPGSYDVIARIHGGGVTGQAGALRLGVARALNAVDAEASRPALKKAGMLTRDARIKERKKAGLKKARKAPQYSKR from the coding sequence GTGTCTGACACCGTGACCGAGATCGAGGACGAGATCGCCCCGTTCACCGAGGGCGACCGCGAGATCGCCTACCGCTCCGAGGCCGTCGCTCAGGTCGGCCCCGGCGCGACCGGCCGCCCGGCCGTCGTTGCCCCAGCAGGCGCCACCGGCCGCCGCAAGGAGGCCGTCGCCCGCGTTCGGATCGTCCCTGGCAGCGGCCAGTGGAGCATCAACGGGCGCACCCTCGACGACTACTTCCCGAACAAGGTGCACCAGCAGATCGTCTCCGAGCCGTTCACCACGGCTGCCGTGCCCGGCTCGTACGACGTGATCGCCCGCATCCACGGCGGCGGTGTCACCGGCCAGGCAGGTGCGCTCCGGCTCGGGGTCGCTCGGGCACTGAACGCGGTCGATGCCGAGGCCAGCCGCCCGGCGCTCAAGAAGGCCGGCATGCTGACTCGCGACGCTCGGATCAAGGAGCGGAAGAAGGCAGGCCTGAAGAAGGCCCGCAAGGCTCCGCAGTACAGCAAGCGCTGA
- the glmM gene encoding phosphoglucosamine mutase, translated as MGRLFGTDGVRGVANEALTPELTLDLALAAARVLSETGEFAGHKPFAVVGRDPRASGEFLEAAVVAGLASAGVDVIRLGVVPTPGVAYLTGSTGADFGVMLSASHNPMPDNGIKFFARGGTKLDDALEDAIEARLGERWARPLGADVGRVSEDLSLAEAYIAHLVGSLDHPVSLEGITVVVDCANGAAYQTAPAAFESQGATVIRIHAEPDGTNINLNSGSTHMDGLRSAVIKHGADLGIALDGDADRCLAVDASGRTVDGDQVLSILAQGLKESGRLPGDTVVATVMSNLGFVRAMEAAGIGVEQTKVGDRYVLESMRANGFTLGGEQSGHVVLLDYATTGDGVLTALHLMSRMAETGKSLAELASVMVRLPQVLVNVPGVDKARADTDPELAAAVRSAEEELGRSGRVLLRSSGTEPLVRVMVEAETLDHAEGVAQRLAAVVRERLAL; from the coding sequence ATGGGTCGATTGTTCGGCACTGACGGCGTCCGGGGGGTCGCCAACGAAGCTCTTACTCCTGAACTGACGCTGGACTTGGCGCTGGCGGCGGCTCGGGTGCTGTCCGAGACCGGTGAATTCGCCGGTCATAAGCCGTTCGCGGTGGTGGGCCGGGATCCCCGTGCCTCGGGGGAGTTCCTCGAGGCTGCGGTGGTGGCCGGCCTGGCCAGCGCGGGCGTCGATGTGATCCGGCTCGGCGTGGTGCCGACGCCGGGTGTTGCCTATCTGACCGGCTCGACCGGCGCAGACTTCGGCGTGATGCTGTCGGCGAGCCACAACCCGATGCCGGACAACGGGATCAAGTTCTTCGCCCGGGGCGGCACCAAGCTGGATGACGCCCTCGAGGATGCGATCGAGGCGCGACTGGGCGAGCGTTGGGCCCGACCGCTGGGCGCGGATGTCGGCCGGGTCAGTGAGGATCTCTCCCTCGCCGAGGCGTACATTGCGCACCTGGTCGGCAGCCTTGACCATCCGGTCAGCCTGGAAGGCATCACCGTCGTGGTCGACTGCGCCAACGGCGCCGCCTACCAGACCGCGCCGGCAGCCTTCGAGTCCCAGGGTGCCACGGTCATCCGGATCCATGCCGAGCCGGATGGCACCAACATCAACCTCAACTCCGGCTCCACCCACATGGATGGACTGCGCTCGGCCGTGATCAAGCACGGCGCCGACCTGGGCATCGCCCTGGACGGGGACGCCGACCGCTGCCTGGCCGTGGATGCGTCCGGGCGGACGGTCGACGGCGATCAGGTGCTCTCCATCCTGGCGCAGGGCTTGAAGGAGTCGGGTCGGCTGCCGGGCGACACCGTGGTTGCGACCGTGATGAGCAATCTCGGCTTCGTTCGGGCGATGGAGGCAGCCGGGATCGGCGTCGAGCAGACCAAGGTCGGCGACCGCTACGTCTTGGAGTCGATGCGCGCCAATGGGTTCACCCTCGGTGGCGAGCAGTCCGGGCATGTGGTGCTGCTGGACTACGCCACGACCGGCGACGGCGTGCTGACGGCGCTGCACCTGATGAGCCGGATGGCCGAGACCGGCAAGTCGCTGGCCGAGCTGGCCTCGGTCATGGTGCGGTTGCCACAGGTGCTGGTCAACGTCCCTGGTGTGGACAAGGCTCGTGCTGACACCGATCCGGAACTGGCTGCTGCGGTTCGCTCGGCTGAGGAGGAACTCGGCCGCTCGGGGCGGGTGTTGTTGCGCTCGTCCGGCACCGAACCTCTGGTCAGAGTCATGGTGGAGGCCGAGACCCTGGATCACGCAGAGGGTGTGGCACAGCGGCTGGCTGCGGTCGTACGGGAGCGTTTAGCTCTCTGA
- the coaA gene encoding type I pantothenate kinase: MANGQVGGPYIERRRADWAELAATAPMTLDGATLERLRGLSDPTSLTDVREVYLPLTGLLHRYVRHTGELHAATDAFLQLSSTRTPFVIGVAGSVAVGKSTTARLLRELLAASPDVGWHSGTGRPGHPKVELVTTDGFLYPNAELERRGLMHRKGFPESYDRRALLRFVMDIKSGAEEVSAPVYSHLVYDIVPGERVIVRRPDILIVEGLNVLQPARVRADGTTGLAVSDFFDFSVYVDADPVDIRSWYVTRFLSLRETAFRDPRSYFARFADLTIDQAVARAESLWDTINGPNLAANILPTRGRATTILRKGSDHRVEWVRIRKV, encoded by the coding sequence GTGGCAAATGGCCAGGTCGGCGGACCGTACATCGAGCGGCGTCGGGCCGATTGGGCCGAGCTTGCCGCGACCGCCCCGATGACCCTGGACGGCGCGACCCTGGAGCGACTGCGCGGCCTCAGCGACCCGACCAGCCTGACCGATGTACGCGAGGTGTACCTGCCGCTGACCGGGCTGCTCCATCGCTACGTCCGGCACACCGGTGAGCTGCACGCGGCCACCGACGCCTTCCTCCAGCTGTCCTCGACCCGTACCCCATTCGTGATCGGCGTGGCCGGCTCCGTCGCGGTCGGCAAGTCCACCACTGCCCGACTGCTGCGTGAGCTGCTCGCCGCGTCGCCGGATGTCGGGTGGCACTCGGGCACTGGCCGGCCGGGTCATCCGAAGGTCGAGCTGGTGACCACCGACGGCTTCCTGTATCCCAACGCCGAGCTCGAACGGCGGGGCCTGATGCACCGCAAGGGCTTCCCCGAGTCCTACGACCGGCGTGCGCTGCTGCGCTTCGTGATGGACATCAAGTCCGGGGCCGAGGAGGTGTCGGCACCGGTCTACAGCCATCTCGTATACGACATTGTCCCTGGTGAGCGGGTCATCGTCCGTCGGCCGGACATCCTCATCGTCGAAGGGCTGAATGTGTTGCAGCCGGCCCGGGTGCGCGCCGACGGGACCACCGGGCTGGCGGTCAGCGACTTCTTCGACTTCTCGGTCTACGTCGACGCCGACCCGGTGGACATTCGCAGCTGGTACGTGACCCGCTTCCTGTCACTGCGGGAGACGGCCTTCCGCGACCCACGCTCCTATTTCGCCCGGTTCGCCGATCTCACCATCGACCAGGCGGTGGCCCGCGCCGAGTCGCTGTGGGACACCATCAACGGACCCAACCTGGCGGCCAACATCCTGCCCACCCGCGGGCGGGCCACCACGATCCTGCGCAAGGGGTCGGATCACCGCGTCGAATGGGTCCGGATCCGCAAGGTCTAG
- the glmS gene encoding glutamine--fructose-6-phosphate transaminase (isomerizing), producing the protein MCGIVGYAGPKSAVDVVVDGLRRLEYRGYDSAGVCVVADGHLSVAKRAGKLANLEKELAEHPLPVSGLAIGHTRWATHGGPTDTNAHPHLSANGRVAVVHNGIIENFAQLRSELAEVGITPVSQTDTEIAAQLLGLEVEKGAGLSEALRAVCNRLEGAFTLVAVDAEQPDTVAAARRNSPLVVGVGDGENFVASDVAAFIEHTREAIELGQDQVVTITPSTVTVQTFAGEPATVRPYHVDWDLSAAEKGGFDWFMRKEIYEQPKAVADTLLGRHDASGALRLDEIRISQAELRAVDKIIVIACGTSFYAGLVAKYAIEHWTRVPCEVELASEFRYRDPIVGPTTLVVTISQSGETADTLMAIRHAREQKAKVLAICNTNGSTIPRESDAVIYTHAGPEIGVASTKGFLTQLVACYLLGLYLAQVRGTKFGDEIAVLIEELDKIPAAIEGQLGDMAGVLQLAADFAEAPSVLFLGRHVGYPVALEGALKLKELAYIHAEGFAAGELKHGPIALIENELPVFVVMPPQGRDMLHDKVISNIQEIRARGARTIVLAEEGDADAGPYADVMITLPKVPTLLQPLVAIVPLQIFACELATRKGHDVDQPRNLAKSVTVE; encoded by the coding sequence ATGTGTGGAATCGTCGGGTACGCAGGCCCGAAGTCGGCGGTGGATGTGGTGGTCGACGGGTTGCGCCGACTCGAATACCGGGGCTATGACTCGGCCGGGGTGTGCGTGGTGGCCGACGGGCATCTGTCGGTGGCCAAGCGAGCCGGCAAGCTGGCGAACCTGGAGAAGGAGCTCGCCGAGCATCCGCTCCCGGTCAGCGGTCTGGCCATCGGCCACACCCGCTGGGCCACCCACGGTGGGCCCACCGACACCAACGCACATCCGCACCTGTCGGCCAACGGCAGGGTTGCCGTGGTTCACAACGGCATCATCGAGAACTTCGCCCAGCTGCGGTCCGAGCTGGCGGAGGTCGGCATCACTCCGGTCTCACAGACCGACACCGAGATCGCGGCCCAGCTGCTGGGTCTGGAGGTCGAGAAGGGCGCCGGGCTGAGCGAGGCGCTGCGGGCGGTCTGCAACCGGCTGGAAGGTGCGTTCACCCTGGTCGCGGTCGATGCGGAGCAGCCCGACACCGTGGCCGCCGCCCGTCGCAACTCACCGCTGGTGGTCGGCGTCGGTGACGGGGAGAACTTCGTCGCCTCCGATGTCGCCGCCTTCATCGAGCACACACGGGAGGCGATCGAGCTGGGCCAGGACCAGGTCGTCACGATCACTCCTTCCACAGTCACGGTGCAGACCTTCGCGGGGGAGCCCGCGACGGTGCGTCCGTACCACGTCGACTGGGATCTGTCGGCCGCCGAGAAGGGCGGGTTCGACTGGTTCATGCGCAAGGAGATCTACGAGCAGCCGAAGGCGGTCGCCGACACGCTGCTCGGCCGGCACGATGCGTCCGGGGCGCTCCGGTTGGACGAGATCCGGATCAGCCAGGCCGAGCTGCGTGCGGTCGACAAGATCATCGTGATCGCTTGCGGCACCTCGTTCTATGCGGGCCTGGTCGCCAAGTACGCGATCGAGCACTGGACCAGGGTGCCGTGTGAGGTCGAGTTGGCCAGCGAGTTCCGCTACCGCGACCCGATCGTCGGACCCACCACGCTGGTGGTGACCATCTCGCAGTCCGGTGAGACCGCCGACACGCTGATGGCGATCCGGCATGCCCGGGAGCAGAAGGCCAAGGTGCTGGCCATCTGCAACACCAACGGCTCCACCATCCCGAGGGAATCCGATGCGGTGATCTACACCCACGCCGGGCCCGAGATCGGTGTCGCCTCGACCAAGGGCTTCTTGACCCAGCTGGTGGCTTGCTATCTGCTGGGGCTCTATCTGGCGCAGGTGCGCGGGACCAAGTTCGGCGACGAGATCGCTGTCCTGATCGAGGAGCTGGACAAGATCCCGGCTGCGATCGAGGGCCAGCTGGGGGACATGGCGGGCGTGTTGCAGTTGGCGGCCGATTTCGCCGAGGCGCCGTCGGTGCTGTTCCTGGGTCGGCACGTCGGCTATCCGGTCGCGCTGGAGGGGGCACTGAAGCTCAAGGAGCTGGCCTACATCCACGCCGAGGGGTTCGCCGCCGGAGAACTGAAGCACGGTCCGATCGCCTTGATCGAGAACGAGTTGCCGGTCTTCGTGGTGATGCCGCCGCAGGGTCGGGACATGCTGCACGACAAGGTGATCTCCAACATCCAGGAGATCCGGGCCCGCGGCGCTCGCACGATCGTGCTGGCTGAGGAGGGCGATGCGGATGCCGGGCCGTACGCGGATGTGATGATCACGCTGCCCAAGGTGCCGACGCTGCTGCAGCCATTGGTGGCGATCGTGCCGCTGCAGATCTTCGCCTGTGAGTTGGCCACTCGGAAGGGACACGACGTCGACCAGCCGCGCAACCTGGCCAAGTCCGTCACCGTCGAATGA
- a CDS encoding holo-ACP synthase, which translates to MIIGIGIDVCDVRRFAEAIERQPRMVQRLFTPLEAERSMASLAARFAAKEALAKALGAPAGMSWHDAEVQTDDGGRPFFVITGTVESRARELGVSTVHLSLSHDAGIASAMVVCEG; encoded by the coding sequence ATGATCATCGGGATCGGCATCGACGTCTGCGACGTACGCCGCTTCGCCGAGGCGATCGAACGGCAGCCCAGGATGGTGCAGCGACTGTTCACCCCGCTGGAAGCAGAGCGGTCGATGGCCTCGCTCGCCGCCCGGTTCGCGGCCAAGGAGGCGCTGGCCAAGGCGCTCGGCGCGCCCGCCGGGATGTCGTGGCACGATGCCGAGGTGCAGACCGACGACGGCGGTCGACCGTTCTTCGTGATCACCGGCACCGTCGAGTCGCGAGCGCGGGAGCTCGGGGTCAGCACAGTCCACCTGTCGTTGTCGCATGATGCCGGCATCGCCTCGGCCATGGTCGTCTGCGAGGGCTGA
- a CDS encoding NAD(P)H-hydrate epimerase, producing the protein MRYAFTVAQTRALEEAAFAVVGGAALMQRAAHGLSVRAADLLAADRGAVYGARVVVLVGPGNNGGDALYAGQRLARRGCAVTAVQALGRPHAAGLAALLAAGGRLIGGDRFHDQDLAAADLVIDGVLGIGGRPGLPDDLAALIAGAEARRIPIVAVDLPSGVDTDTGQAPEGSVRATRTVTFGTFKPCHLIEPAASRCGQLDLVDIGLDESRTVPALAAWEPEDVAAHWPVPGPTSDKYARGVVGVDTGSQVYPGAGVLSTCGAVHGGAGMVRFLGAPRSAEIIVRDLPNVVFGEGRVQSWLVGSGWGDRADGDDVIAGLVAEGLPLVIDADGLRYLPAALPGNVLLTPHAGELARLLGIERAEVSADPATAVRRAADDTGATVLLKGATQLVAAAGVETVEVAVPGPAWTGQAGSGDVLGGLCAAVLAAGVGTRTAAVLAASVQAMAAARFPGPIPPQQLARHCASVIGEFSAALLHDLLGFVGSARSVDRAKPTRSSRSGPHGRDGRR; encoded by the coding sequence ATGAGGTACGCGTTCACGGTCGCCCAGACCCGGGCCCTGGAGGAAGCGGCGTTCGCCGTGGTCGGTGGTGCGGCCCTGATGCAGCGGGCTGCGCACGGGCTGTCGGTCCGTGCTGCTGATCTGCTGGCCGCGGACCGCGGAGCGGTGTACGGGGCGCGCGTAGTGGTCCTGGTCGGACCGGGCAACAACGGTGGTGACGCGCTCTACGCGGGGCAGCGGCTGGCTCGGCGGGGCTGTGCGGTGACGGCGGTGCAGGCGTTGGGACGTCCCCATGCTGCGGGTCTGGCGGCGCTGCTGGCCGCCGGCGGACGGCTGATCGGCGGCGATCGGTTCCATGATCAGGATCTGGCCGCTGCTGACCTGGTCATCGACGGAGTGCTCGGGATCGGTGGGCGGCCCGGCCTGCCTGATGATCTGGCAGCGTTGATCGCTGGGGCCGAGGCTCGGCGGATCCCGATCGTCGCCGTGGACCTGCCATCGGGTGTGGACACCGACACCGGACAAGCGCCGGAAGGGTCGGTGCGGGCCACTCGGACGGTCACTTTCGGCACCTTCAAGCCGTGTCACCTGATCGAACCGGCCGCCAGCCGCTGCGGGCAGCTCGACTTGGTCGACATCGGCCTGGACGAGAGTCGGACGGTGCCGGCGCTGGCGGCCTGGGAGCCCGAAGATGTAGCGGCCCACTGGCCGGTGCCAGGGCCGACCAGCGACAAGTACGCGCGCGGGGTGGTCGGCGTCGACACTGGCTCACAGGTCTATCCCGGGGCGGGTGTGCTGTCCACGTGCGGGGCGGTGCACGGCGGCGCGGGCATGGTCCGTTTCCTGGGCGCGCCCCGCTCCGCGGAGATCATCGTCCGTGATCTGCCGAATGTCGTCTTCGGCGAGGGCCGGGTGCAGTCCTGGCTGGTGGGCTCCGGCTGGGGTGATCGGGCCGACGGCGATGATGTGATCGCCGGTCTGGTAGCCGAAGGGCTACCGCTGGTCATCGATGCCGACGGGTTGCGCTATCTGCCGGCGGCGCTGCCCGGGAATGTGCTGCTGACCCCGCATGCCGGCGAACTGGCCCGGCTGCTGGGTATCGAGCGGGCCGAGGTGAGCGCGGATCCAGCGACCGCCGTACGCCGGGCCGCCGACGACACCGGCGCCACGGTGCTGCTCAAGGGTGCCACTCAGCTGGTGGCCGCGGCAGGCGTGGAGACTGTCGAAGTCGCGGTGCCGGGGCCCGCCTGGACCGGTCAGGCCGGCTCCGGTGACGTACTCGGCGGGCTGTGCGCGGCGGTGCTGGCGGCCGGGGTCGGGACCCGGACCGCAGCCGTGCTGGCTGCGTCGGTGCAGGCGATGGCGGCCGCTCGCTTCCCCGGGCCGATTCCGCCGCAGCAGCTGGCTCGGCATTGCGCGTCGGTGATCGGTGAGTTCAGCGCGGCCCTGCTGCACGATCTGCTCGGGTTTGTCGGCTCTGCTCGATCTGTAGATCGAGCGAAGCCGACAAGATCGAGCAGATCTGGTCCGCACGGTCGGGACGGTCGCCGATGA